In the genome of Streptomyces collinus, one region contains:
- a CDS encoding ABC transporter permease, whose protein sequence is MAAYILRRVMGAVLLLLVVSAVTFAIFFLVPRLGGQTADQLATQYVGKDANPESVAAIKQNLGLDLPVYEQYWNFIKGIVVGADYKFGPDATHCDAPCFGYSFKNHVEVWPQLLERIPVSLSLAVGAAVIWVVFGVLTGVVSALRKGKPIDRAAMFIALAGVSLPIFFTGQILLALFVYEIPIWDSVDYVPFTENPADWAWHLVLPWVSLAFLFSALYARLTRAGMLETMSEDYIRTARAKGLTETTVVAKHGLRSALTPIVTIFGMDFGILIGSAVLTETVFSLQGIGAYAIQSIQTNDLPIIMGVTMVAAFFIVFCNLIVDLVYAAIDPRVRYS, encoded by the coding sequence GTGGCTGCGTACATCCTCCGACGCGTCATGGGCGCCGTGCTGTTGCTGCTGGTGGTCAGCGCAGTCACTTTCGCCATCTTCTTCCTGGTGCCCCGCCTCGGGGGCCAGACGGCCGACCAGTTGGCCACCCAGTACGTCGGCAAGGACGCGAACCCCGAGTCCGTCGCCGCGATCAAGCAGAACCTGGGGCTGGATCTGCCCGTCTACGAGCAGTACTGGAACTTCATCAAGGGCATCGTGGTGGGCGCCGACTACAAGTTCGGGCCTGACGCGACGCACTGCGACGCACCCTGCTTCGGGTACTCCTTCAAGAACCACGTCGAGGTGTGGCCCCAGCTCCTGGAGCGGATCCCCGTCTCCCTTTCGCTGGCCGTCGGTGCCGCGGTGATCTGGGTGGTCTTCGGTGTCCTGACCGGCGTTGTCTCGGCGCTGCGCAAGGGCAAGCCGATCGACCGCGCCGCCATGTTCATCGCCCTCGCCGGCGTCTCGCTCCCGATCTTCTTCACCGGCCAGATCCTGCTCGCGCTCTTCGTCTACGAGATCCCGATCTGGGACAGCGTCGACTACGTCCCGTTCACCGAGAACCCCGCCGACTGGGCCTGGCACCTGGTGCTGCCCTGGGTCAGCCTCGCCTTCCTCTTCTCCGCGCTCTACGCCCGGCTCACCCGGGCGGGCATGCTGGAGACGATGAGCGAGGACTACATCAGAACGGCCAGGGCCAAGGGCCTGACGGAGACCACGGTCGTGGCCAAGCACGGCCTGCGCTCCGCGCTCACCCCGATCGTCACGATCTTCGGCATGGACTTCGGCATCCTCATCGGCTCCGCGGTGCTCACGGAGACCGTCTTCTCGCTCCAGGGCATCGGTGCCTACGCCATCCAGTCCATCCAGACGAACGACCTGCCGATCATCATGGGCGTGACCATGGTCGCCGCGTTCTTCATCGTCTTCTGCAATCTGATCGTCGACCTGGTGTACGCAGCCATCGACCCCCGGGTGAGGTACTCGTGA
- a CDS encoding ABC transporter ATP-binding protein, giving the protein MSKLDKAALGEPDSTAPSVPDDVFLSVRDLRIHFDTDDGLVKSVDGVSFDVRKGKTLGIVGESGSGKSVTSLGVMGLHRSARAKVSGEVWLDGQELIGADPDDVRRLRGRKMAMIFQDPLSAMHPYYSVGHQIVEAYRVHHDVSKKAAKQRAIEMLDRVGIPEPAKRVDGYPHEFSGGMRQRAMIAMSLVNNPELLIADEPTTALDVTVQAQILDLIRDLQKEFGSAVIMITHDLGVVAEMADDLLVMYGGRCVERGPAEDVFSEPRHPYTWGLLGSMPRLDREETDRLIPIKGAPPSLINLPSGCAFHPRCPYADIPKDNVTRTVRPELTEVGGSHWAACHMTQEQRERIWTEEIAPKL; this is encoded by the coding sequence GTGAGCAAGCTCGACAAAGCCGCGCTCGGCGAACCGGACTCCACCGCCCCGTCCGTCCCGGACGACGTGTTCCTGTCCGTCCGTGATCTGCGCATCCACTTCGACACCGACGACGGCCTGGTCAAGTCCGTCGACGGCGTCAGCTTCGACGTGCGCAAGGGCAAGACCCTGGGCATCGTGGGCGAGTCCGGCTCCGGCAAGTCGGTGACCTCGCTCGGCGTGATGGGCCTGCACCGCTCGGCGCGCGCCAAGGTCTCCGGCGAGGTCTGGCTGGACGGCCAGGAGCTGATCGGGGCCGACCCCGACGACGTACGGCGGCTGCGCGGCCGGAAGATGGCCATGATCTTCCAGGACCCGCTGTCGGCGATGCACCCCTACTACTCGGTGGGGCACCAGATCGTCGAGGCGTACCGCGTCCACCACGACGTCAGCAAGAAGGCCGCCAAGCAGCGGGCGATCGAGATGCTCGACCGCGTCGGCATCCCCGAGCCCGCCAAGCGCGTCGACGGCTACCCGCACGAGTTCTCCGGCGGTATGCGCCAGCGCGCCATGATCGCCATGTCGCTGGTGAACAACCCCGAGCTGCTCATCGCGGACGAGCCGACCACCGCCCTGGACGTCACCGTGCAGGCGCAGATCCTCGACCTGATCCGGGACCTGCAGAAGGAGTTCGGCTCCGCGGTCATCATGATCACCCACGACCTGGGCGTGGTCGCCGAGATGGCCGACGACCTGCTGGTCATGTACGGCGGCCGGTGCGTGGAGCGCGGCCCGGCCGAGGACGTGTTCTCCGAGCCCCGCCACCCCTACACCTGGGGCCTGCTCGGCTCGATGCCGCGACTGGACCGCGAGGAGACCGACCGGCTCATCCCGATCAAGGGTGCGCCGCCCTCCCTCATCAACCTCCCGTCCGGCTGCGCCTTCCACCCGCGCTGCCCGTACGCGGACATCCCGAAGGACAACGTCACCCGCACGGTCCGCCCCGAGCTGACCGAGGTCGGCGGCTCGCACTGGGCCGCCTGCCACATGACGCAGGAGCAGCGGGAGCGTATCTGGACCGAAGAGATTGCGCCGAAGCTGTGA
- a CDS encoding ABC transporter ATP-binding protein, with product MSDDKTVSTPDTSGSTLTKGTTADGEVLLKVTGLQKHFPIRKGLLQRQTGAVRAVDGIDFEVRKGETLGVVGESGCGKSTMGRLITRLLEPTGGRVEFEGQDITHLKTGELRPMRRDVQMIFQDPYSSLNPRHTIGTIVSAPFRLQGVNPEGGVKKEVQRLLSVVGLNPEHYNRYPHEFSGGQRQRIGIARALALNPKLVVADEPVSALDVSIQAQVVNLLDDLQEELGLTYVIIAHDLSVVRHVSDRIAVMYLGKIVELADRDKLYKSPMHPYSKALLSAVPVPDPKRRGVKSERILLKGDVPSPIAPPSGCRFHTRCWKATEICKTTEPPLKELRAGQQVACHHPENFEDQQPQDTKLLSSAKEAAGNAATPVEK from the coding sequence GTGAGCGACGACAAAACGGTGAGCACACCGGACACGAGCGGGAGCACCCTCACCAAGGGCACCACCGCCGACGGCGAGGTCCTGCTGAAGGTGACCGGCCTTCAGAAGCACTTCCCGATCCGCAAGGGCCTGCTCCAGCGGCAGACCGGCGCGGTGCGTGCCGTCGACGGCATCGACTTCGAGGTGCGCAAGGGCGAGACGCTCGGCGTCGTCGGTGAGTCGGGCTGCGGCAAGTCCACCATGGGCCGGCTGATCACCCGCCTGCTCGAACCGACCGGCGGACGGGTCGAGTTCGAGGGCCAGGACATCACGCACCTGAAGACCGGCGAGCTGCGCCCGATGCGCCGCGACGTGCAGATGATCTTCCAGGACCCGTACTCCTCGCTGAACCCGCGCCACACCATCGGCACGATCGTCAGCGCCCCCTTCCGGCTCCAGGGCGTCAACCCCGAGGGAGGCGTGAAGAAGGAGGTCCAGCGGCTGCTGTCGGTGGTCGGTCTCAACCCCGAGCACTACAACCGCTACCCGCACGAGTTCTCCGGCGGCCAGCGCCAGCGCATCGGCATCGCCCGCGCGCTCGCGCTCAACCCCAAGCTGGTCGTGGCGGACGAGCCGGTCTCCGCGCTGGACGTGTCGATCCAGGCGCAGGTGGTGAACCTGCTGGACGACCTCCAGGAGGAGCTGGGCCTGACGTATGTGATCATCGCGCACGACCTGTCGGTGGTCCGGCACGTCTCCGACCGGATCGCGGTGATGTACCTCGGCAAGATCGTCGAGCTGGCCGACCGCGACAAGCTGTACAAGTCGCCCATGCACCCGTACTCCAAGGCGCTGCTGTCGGCCGTGCCGGTCCCGGATCCCAAGCGCCGGGGCGTCAAGAGCGAGCGCATCCTGCTCAAGGGCGACGTGCCCTCGCCGATCGCCCCGCCGAGCGGCTGCCGCTTCCACACCCGGTGCTGGAAGGCGACGGAGATCTGCAAGACGACCGAGCCGCCGCTCAAGGAGCTGCGGGCCGGGCAGCAGGTCGCCTGTCACCACCCGGAGAACTTCGAGGACCAGCAGCCGCAGGACACCAAGCTGCTGTCCTCGGCCAAGGAGGCGGCCGGCAACGCCGCCACCCCCGTGGAGAAGTGA
- a CDS encoding trimeric intracellular cation channel family protein, giving the protein MLQQLFSPSVQHTLDLIGIFVFAISGALLAVRKNFDVFGMAVLAEVTALGGGLFRDLVIGAVPPAAFTDLGYFLTPLLATLLVFFLHPQVERIQVAVNVFDAAGLGLFCVAGTIKAYEYGLGLTASAGLGLTTAVGGGVLRDVLANEVPSLLRWDRDLYAVPAIVGSALVALCIRYDVLNPLTSSLAVITAFVLRLLAMRYHWRAPRAWHRRSTVSEEEQPVLP; this is encoded by the coding sequence GTGCTCCAGCAACTCTTCAGCCCGTCCGTCCAGCACACGCTCGACCTGATCGGCATCTTCGTCTTCGCGATCTCCGGCGCCCTGCTGGCCGTGCGCAAGAACTTCGACGTGTTCGGCATGGCCGTCCTTGCCGAGGTCACCGCGCTGGGCGGCGGGCTCTTCCGGGACCTGGTCATCGGAGCCGTACCGCCCGCGGCCTTCACGGACCTGGGGTACTTCCTCACCCCGCTGCTCGCCACCCTCCTGGTCTTCTTCCTGCATCCCCAGGTCGAGCGCATCCAGGTCGCGGTGAACGTCTTCGACGCGGCCGGCCTCGGCCTGTTCTGCGTCGCCGGCACGATCAAGGCGTACGAGTACGGGCTCGGCCTGACCGCCTCCGCCGGTCTGGGGCTGACCACCGCCGTGGGCGGCGGCGTGCTGCGGGACGTGCTCGCCAACGAGGTCCCCTCACTGCTGCGCTGGGACCGGGACCTGTACGCGGTCCCGGCGATCGTGGGCTCCGCCCTGGTCGCCCTGTGCATCCGCTACGACGTCCTGAACCCGCTCACCAGCTCTCTCGCGGTGATCACCGCCTTCGTACTGCGTCTGCTCGCGATGCGGTACCACTGGCGAGCTCCGCGGGCGTGGCACCGGCGTTCGACGGTGAGCGAGGAGGAGCAGCCCGTCCTGCCGTGA
- a CDS encoding alpha/beta hydrolase — MSLTGTPFLCTLVVLSVAALVTPLVLWSRIRGPRALRTAARALMLLFAQGTAVALVFTLVNNANDLYDNWADLLGTGDHVQQAADLGADGTGGIALTKLPKVRQTFAPATGPGMSAAGGVRVTQLRGRVSGVNAEVYVWLPPQYREPAYRHYRFPVVELLPGYPGSAKAWFGSLHAHEQLEPLMRDGRVAPFILVAPRTNLLAGVDTGCADIPGTVNADTWLSVDVPRMVMDNFRAQSAPRGWAVAGYSAGAHCAARLAIAHPGRYRAAAGLSGYNDPIGERDSLTAQSPALRTENNPYLMLRRSPVPPRVALYLSGQPHDGYEAAVALEQAAKAPTTVHVVYIPKSAGGHNMALWRPQVVPVFRWLTQQMGARPVTAGRAAPPRSPSNAGATPAELASGTASRADAVRRR, encoded by the coding sequence ATGAGCCTCACCGGGACACCGTTTCTCTGCACGCTGGTCGTGTTGTCCGTCGCCGCCCTCGTCACTCCGCTGGTCCTCTGGTCGCGCATCCGCGGGCCCCGGGCCCTGCGCACCGCGGCCCGGGCGCTGATGCTGCTGTTCGCGCAGGGGACGGCCGTGGCCCTGGTCTTCACACTGGTCAACAACGCCAACGACCTGTACGACAACTGGGCCGACCTGCTCGGCACCGGCGACCATGTGCAGCAGGCCGCCGACCTGGGCGCCGACGGTACCGGCGGCATCGCGCTCACGAAGCTGCCCAAGGTGCGGCAGACCTTCGCGCCGGCCACCGGACCCGGGATGAGCGCGGCCGGCGGGGTGCGGGTGACCCAGCTGCGGGGCCGGGTGTCGGGGGTGAACGCCGAGGTCTACGTCTGGCTGCCGCCCCAGTACCGCGAACCGGCCTACCGGCACTACCGGTTCCCGGTCGTGGAACTGCTGCCCGGCTACCCCGGTTCGGCGAAGGCATGGTTCGGCTCGCTGCACGCGCACGAGCAGTTGGAGCCGCTGATGCGTGACGGCCGGGTGGCCCCGTTCATCCTGGTCGCGCCCCGCACCAACCTGCTGGCCGGGGTGGACACCGGCTGTGCCGACATCCCGGGCACGGTCAACGCCGACACCTGGCTCAGCGTCGACGTGCCGAGGATGGTCATGGACAACTTCCGCGCCCAGTCCGCCCCGCGGGGCTGGGCCGTCGCCGGCTACTCGGCCGGGGCGCACTGCGCGGCCCGGCTCGCCATCGCCCACCCCGGCCGCTACCGGGCGGCCGCCGGCCTGTCCGGCTACAACGACCCGATCGGCGAACGCGACTCGCTCACCGCGCAGAGCCCCGCCCTGCGCACCGAGAACAACCCGTATCTGATGCTGCGCAGGTCGCCCGTCCCGCCGCGCGTCGCGCTGTACCTCTCCGGCCAGCCGCACGACGGCTACGAGGCCGCCGTGGCCCTGGAGCAGGCCGCGAAGGCCCCGACGACCGTGCACGTGGTGTACATCCCGAAGAGCGCGGGCGGTCACAACATGGCGCTGTGGCGGCCGCAGGTGGTCCCGGTGTTCCGCTGGCTGACCCAGCAGATGGGCGCCCGGCCCGTCACGGCAGGACGGGCTGCTCCTCCTCGCTCACCGTCGAACGCCGGTGCCACGCCCGCGGAGCTCGCCAGTGGTACCGCATCGCGAGCAGACGCAGTACGAAGGCGGTGA
- a CDS encoding thioesterase family protein produces MSEAATAPATRATIGDSEFDRDTALTRRAPGVYDIDLSAGWTIISAVNGGYLLAVLGRALADALPHADPFTISAHYLTASQPGPAVVRTDVVRTGRTLSTGQASLFQYDDEGREVERIRVLASYGDLDTLPDDVRTTARPPAIPPMEHCFGPQDGPAPVDGSSAIADRLMLKLDPSTLGWALGQPSGKGEMRAWFGLADGREPDPLSLLLAVDALPPTAFEIGLKGWVPTVELTVHVRCRPAPGPLRVSITTRNLAGGFLEEDAEVWDSADRLVAQSRQLARVRLG; encoded by the coding sequence ATGTCAGAAGCAGCCACCGCCCCGGCCACCCGGGCCACGATCGGCGACAGCGAGTTCGACCGCGACACCGCGCTCACCCGCCGCGCACCCGGCGTCTACGACATCGACCTCTCCGCCGGCTGGACGATCATCAGCGCCGTCAACGGCGGCTACCTGCTGGCCGTCCTGGGCCGCGCCCTCGCGGACGCCCTGCCGCACGCCGACCCCTTCACGATCTCGGCGCACTACCTGACCGCGTCCCAGCCCGGCCCGGCGGTCGTCCGCACGGACGTCGTCCGCACCGGCCGCACCCTGTCGACCGGCCAGGCCTCCCTCTTCCAGTACGACGACGAGGGCCGCGAGGTGGAACGCATCCGCGTGCTGGCCTCCTACGGCGACCTGGACACCCTGCCCGACGACGTCCGTACGACGGCCCGGCCCCCCGCGATCCCGCCCATGGAGCACTGCTTCGGCCCGCAGGACGGGCCCGCCCCCGTCGACGGCAGCTCGGCCATCGCGGACCGGCTCATGCTCAAGCTCGACCCCTCGACCCTGGGCTGGGCCCTCGGGCAGCCCTCGGGCAAGGGCGAGATGCGGGCCTGGTTCGGCCTCGCCGACGGCCGTGAACCCGACCCGCTCTCCCTGCTGCTCGCGGTGGACGCGCTGCCGCCCACCGCCTTCGAGATCGGGCTGAAGGGCTGGGTCCCCACGGTCGAGCTGACCGTGCACGTGCGCTGCCGTCCGGCGCCGGGTCCCCTGCGGGTGTCGATCACCACGCGCAACCTCGCCGGCGGCTTCCTGGAGGAGGACGCCGAGGTGTGGGACAGCGCGGACCGGCTGGTCGCGCAGTCCCGGCAGCTGGCGCGGGTCCGGCTGGGCTGA
- a CDS encoding TetR family transcriptional regulator — translation MSHTLGIRQAQKQKTRQALLDAALALLEEQSLSSLGLREVTRAVGVAPTAFYRHFRSTADLGVALVEEALGSLHPMIRTTVSTTGDPEERVARAIDLIARHVDGYPAHVRFIARERHGGVQPVREAIRDQLARFAQEVKAELAKDPVSRGWSEDDLLMLAHLYVDQMLSTASLLLEALEGPEEERADRTRHVTQLATRQMRLIGLGRQHWLD, via the coding sequence ATGAGTCACACCCTCGGCATCCGGCAGGCCCAGAAGCAGAAGACCCGGCAGGCACTCCTGGACGCGGCCCTGGCGCTACTGGAGGAGCAGAGCCTGAGCAGCCTGGGACTGCGGGAGGTCACCCGCGCCGTCGGCGTCGCCCCGACCGCCTTCTACCGCCACTTCCGCTCCACCGCGGATCTGGGCGTGGCCCTGGTCGAGGAGGCGCTGGGCAGCCTGCACCCGATGATCCGGACGACGGTGTCCACGACGGGCGACCCCGAGGAACGCGTCGCGCGCGCCATCGACCTGATCGCCCGTCACGTCGACGGGTACCCCGCCCATGTCCGGTTCATCGCCCGGGAACGACATGGCGGAGTCCAGCCGGTCCGGGAGGCGATACGGGACCAACTGGCCCGCTTCGCCCAGGAGGTCAAGGCCGAGCTGGCCAAGGACCCGGTGTCGCGCGGCTGGAGCGAGGACGACCTGCTGATGCTCGCGCACCTCTACGTCGATCAGATGCTGAGCACGGCGTCGCTGCTCCTGGAGGCCCTGGAGGGACCGGAGGAGGAGCGCGCGGACCGGACCCGGCACGTCACACAGCTGGCGACCCGCCAGATGCGGCTGATCGGCCTCGGCCGGCAGCACTGGCTGGACTGA
- a CDS encoding DUF4190 domain-containing protein, which translates to MQLTAPASRRTGVRDTDGMAVASFILGLLGLLVLNLFLGPIAIVLASVALWRGTERRGRALLGLGLGVADLLVLAAFMEFDSTISWSF; encoded by the coding sequence ATGCAGCTCACCGCTCCGGCCTCGCGCCGCACCGGTGTCCGTGACACCGACGGCATGGCCGTCGCGTCCTTCATCCTCGGCCTGCTCGGCCTGCTCGTGCTCAACCTCTTCCTCGGCCCGATCGCCATCGTGCTGGCGAGCGTCGCCCTGTGGCGCGGCACCGAACGCCGCGGCCGCGCCCTCCTGGGCCTGGGCCTGGGCGTCGCCGACCTACTGGTCCTCGCCGCCTTCATGGAGTTCGACAGCACCATCTCGTGGAGCTTCTGA
- a CDS encoding cysteine desulfurase family protein → MAYLDHAATTPMLPEAAEALTAQLGATGNASSLHASGRQARRTVEEARETLAEALGARPSEVVLTSGGTEADNLAVKGLYWSRRDADPARTRVLASPVEHHAVLDAVHWLGEHEGATVEYLPVDSHGRVHPDALREAIARNPDDVALATVMWANNEIGTILPVRELADVAAEFGVPLHSDAVQAFGQIPVDFAASGLAAMTVSGHKIGGPYGIGALILGREHTPVPVLHGGGQERHVRSGTLDVPAIASFAVAGRLAAEQREWFAREIGALRDSLVSAVRSAVPDAILGGDPDPEGRLPANAHFTFPGCEGDSLLLLLDAQGIECSTGSACTAGVAQPSHVLLATGTDPDLARGTLRFSLGHTSTEADVEALAKAIGPAVERARAAGLT, encoded by the coding sequence ATGGCTTACCTCGACCACGCCGCGACCACCCCGATGCTCCCGGAGGCGGCAGAGGCGCTCACCGCGCAGCTGGGTGCCACCGGCAACGCGTCCTCCCTCCACGCATCCGGCAGGCAGGCCCGCCGCACCGTCGAGGAGGCCCGCGAGACCCTCGCCGAAGCCCTCGGCGCCCGCCCCAGCGAGGTCGTCCTCACCTCGGGCGGCACAGAGGCCGACAACCTCGCCGTCAAGGGCCTTTACTGGTCACGCCGTGACGCCGACCCGGCCCGCACCCGCGTCCTCGCCAGCCCCGTCGAGCACCACGCGGTCCTCGACGCCGTGCACTGGCTCGGCGAACACGAAGGCGCCACCGTCGAGTACCTGCCGGTCGACTCCCACGGCCGCGTCCACCCGGACGCCCTGCGCGAGGCGATCGCCCGCAACCCCGACGACGTGGCCCTCGCCACCGTCATGTGGGCGAACAACGAGATCGGGACGATCCTGCCCGTCCGTGAACTCGCCGACGTGGCAGCCGAGTTCGGAGTCCCGCTGCACTCCGACGCCGTGCAGGCCTTCGGCCAGATCCCCGTCGACTTCGCCGCCTCGGGCCTCGCCGCGATGACGGTCTCGGGCCACAAGATCGGCGGCCCCTACGGCATCGGCGCGCTGATCCTCGGCCGTGAGCACACCCCCGTACCGGTCCTGCACGGCGGCGGTCAGGAACGCCATGTGCGCTCCGGAACCCTCGACGTCCCCGCCATCGCCTCCTTCGCCGTAGCCGGGCGGCTGGCCGCCGAGCAGCGCGAGTGGTTCGCCCGCGAGATCGGCGCCCTGCGCGACTCCCTCGTCAGCGCGGTCCGTTCCGCCGTGCCGGACGCGATCCTCGGCGGCGACCCGGACCCGGAGGGGCGCCTGCCCGCCAACGCGCACTTCACCTTCCCCGGCTGCGAGGGCGACTCCCTGCTGCTCCTCCTCGACGCCCAGGGCATCGAGTGCTCCACCGGCTCCGCCTGCACCGCCGGCGTCGCCCAGCCCAGCCATGTCCTGCTCGCCACCGGCACCGACCCCGACCTGGCCCGCGGCACCCTGCGCTTCTCCCTCGGGCACACCTCCACCGAGGCCGACGTCGAGGCCCTGGCGAAGGCCATCGGCCCGGCGGTGGAACGGGCCAGGGCGGCCGGGCTGACGTAG
- a CDS encoding DUF1304 domain-containing protein, translated as MNVVTQVFALLAAVIHIVVGTLERFFYDRPAIRVFLTTSAADAPEVTLWRSGVAVYNILIGLGLAAGTVALHTGDEAAGRALVLYLCGFLVVSAAVFALSFPRLWRGALGQGLAPAVALVAALF; from the coding sequence GTGAACGTCGTCACGCAGGTCTTCGCTCTGCTCGCCGCCGTGATCCACATCGTGGTGGGCACCCTGGAGCGCTTCTTCTACGACCGCCCGGCGATCCGGGTCTTCCTCACCACGTCGGCGGCGGACGCGCCCGAGGTGACCTTGTGGCGGTCCGGGGTGGCCGTCTACAACATCCTGATCGGACTCGGGCTCGCCGCCGGCACGGTGGCCCTGCACACCGGGGACGAGGCCGCCGGGCGCGCTCTGGTCCTCTACCTCTGCGGGTTCCTCGTGGTGTCCGCCGCCGTCTTCGCCCTGTCGTTCCCCCGGCTGTGGCGCGGGGCCCTCGGCCAGGGGCTGGCACCGGCCGTCGCGCTCGTCGCCGCCCTGTTCTGA
- a CDS encoding N-acetylmuramoyl-L-alanine amidase — MGQRKASRDGDRKVGRRALLIGGTVAAAGSAVLARDELARLWWRTPGVEKPREAGAVDYKGARWVAASDANWRRADRPDDFGIDMVIVHVTQGSFDSAVKAFRDPGHKAATHYIVRQDGHVTQMIRELDVAYHAGNRDYNERSVGIEHEGFVDRPEDLTDEMYEASARLTARICARYDIPVDREHIIGHVEVPGTDHTDPGPHWDWDKYMRLVRRARTTPA; from the coding sequence ATGGGACAGCGGAAGGCTTCGAGGGACGGCGACCGGAAGGTCGGCCGCCGCGCGCTGCTGATCGGTGGCACGGTGGCCGCGGCGGGCTCCGCCGTGCTGGCCCGGGACGAGCTGGCGAGGCTGTGGTGGCGCACTCCGGGCGTCGAGAAGCCGCGCGAGGCGGGCGCGGTCGACTACAAGGGCGCACGCTGGGTGGCGGCGTCGGATGCGAACTGGCGCCGCGCGGACCGCCCGGACGACTTCGGCATAGACATGGTGATCGTGCACGTCACGCAGGGCAGCTTCGACAGTGCGGTGAAGGCCTTCCGGGACCCGGGCCACAAGGCGGCCACGCACTACATCGTCCGCCAGGACGGGCATGTCACGCAGATGATCCGCGAGCTGGACGTGGCCTACCACGCGGGCAACCGCGACTACAACGAACGCAGCGTCGGCATCGAGCACGAGGGCTTCGTGGACCGCCCGGAGGACCTCACGGACGAGATGTACGAGGCCTCGGCCCGTCTCACGGCCCGGATCTGCGCCCGCTACGACATCCCCGTCGACCGCGAGCACATCATCGGCCACGTGGAGGTCCCGGGCACGGACCACACGGACCCCGGGCCGCACTGGGACTGGGACAAGTACATGCGCCTGGTGCGCCGGGCGCGCACGACACCGGCCTGA
- the mnmA gene encoding tRNA 2-thiouridine(34) synthase MnmA: MTETPQRPRPLRVLAAMSGGVDSAVAAARAAEAGHDVTGVHLALSANPQSFRTGARGCCTIEDSRDARRAADVIGIPFYVWDLADRFREDVVEDFVAEYEAGRTPNPCLRCNEKIKFAALLDKALALGFDAVCTGHYAQVIVREDGTRELHRASDMAKDQSYVLGVLDDRQLAHALFPLGDTVTTKDEIRAEAERRGLAVAKKPDSHDICFIADGDTQGFLANRLGRSEGDIVDESGAKLGTHEGAYGFTIGQRKGLRIGTPAPDGKPRYVLDISPVDNTVTVGPASALDVSALTAIKPRWCGAAPTGPGTYTAQLRAHGGETEVTAELVDGSLEVTFAEPVRGVAPGQAIVLYDGTRVVGSATISATTRATAGVA, translated from the coding sequence ATGACTGAGACCCCGCAGCGCCCCCGCCCCCTCCGCGTCCTGGCCGCCATGTCCGGCGGTGTCGACTCCGCCGTCGCCGCCGCCCGCGCGGCCGAAGCGGGCCACGACGTGACCGGCGTCCACCTCGCGCTCTCCGCCAACCCCCAGTCCTTCAGGACCGGCGCGCGGGGCTGCTGCACCATCGAAGACTCACGCGACGCCCGCCGCGCCGCGGACGTTATCGGCATCCCGTTCTACGTGTGGGACCTCGCCGACCGCTTCCGCGAGGACGTCGTCGAGGATTTCGTCGCCGAGTACGAGGCCGGCCGCACCCCCAACCCCTGCCTGCGCTGCAACGAGAAGATCAAGTTCGCCGCCCTCCTCGACAAGGCGCTCGCGCTGGGCTTCGACGCGGTCTGCACGGGCCACTACGCCCAGGTGATCGTGCGCGAGGACGGCACCCGCGAACTGCACCGCGCCTCCGACATGGCCAAGGACCAGTCGTACGTCCTCGGCGTGCTGGACGACCGGCAGCTCGCCCACGCGCTGTTCCCGCTCGGCGACACCGTCACCACCAAGGACGAGATCCGCGCCGAGGCCGAGCGCAGGGGCCTGGCCGTGGCCAAGAAGCCCGACTCGCACGACATCTGCTTCATCGCCGACGGCGACACCCAGGGCTTCCTGGCGAACCGGCTCGGCAGGTCCGAGGGCGACATCGTCGACGAGTCCGGCGCCAAGCTCGGCACGCACGAGGGCGCGTACGGCTTCACCATCGGCCAGCGTAAGGGCCTGCGCATCGGCACCCCCGCCCCCGACGGCAAGCCGCGCTACGTCCTCGACATCTCGCCGGTGGACAACACCGTGACCGTCGGCCCGGCCTCCGCCCTGGACGTCAGCGCCCTCACCGCGATCAAGCCCCGCTGGTGCGGTGCCGCCCCCACCGGCCCCGGCACCTACACGGCCCAGCTGCGCGCCCACGGCGGCGAGACCGAGGTGACCGCCGAACTCGTCGACGGCTCCCTGGAGGTCACGTTCGCCGAGCCCGTCCGCGGCGTCGCCCCCGGCCAGGCGATCGTGCTGTACGACGGCACGCGCGTGGTGGGCTCGGCGACGATCTCGGCGACGACCCGGGCGACGGCGGGCGTGGCCTGA